The Anomaloglossus baeobatrachus isolate aAnoBae1 chromosome 10, aAnoBae1.hap1, whole genome shotgun sequence genome has a segment encoding these proteins:
- the LOC142255029 gene encoding uncharacterized protein LOC142255029 translates to MDACTRHRVNYFAINVRFVCDKNEIITKTLAVKDTKAHHTSEFLQVLVEKVLQDYELKKEQVLSVVTDNASNMISAIKLMNESNDGDQQLEEHSGSTDTEMFEIEEHSIVTEEQTEVASDELQHDSLDNLVETVSMRSFIHHMRCVVHTLQLAIRDSLQEGHAAALIGKVRKLATVARTPKVDSILKRRAGKGAIIDQATRWGSTYLMIQRLVELKTFLVDMANPQLTLNESQWNQVTELEKLLEHPFTVTKKLQAEDLTPGIFLKEWRNLMFRLSQRGGLIASGIATSMKRREELLLQNNILLAAVYVDPMHRILLDDQQLSKGKEALFEIAVRMKGLQNSQEEQEEFGRPATSSASSSIDEEFNIEKYLDHKDRAKRSRMEESSPSKNTAIRNIFRKFTTHGTVANLLGHEQQKKLDERLQRRIVWVVDKPPQSSSTEIQAVLQEQEMDGNSSGEFWSGSNESGSKIH, encoded by the exons atggatgcctgcacacgtcacagagtgaactattttgccatcaatgtccgGTTTGTTTGTGACAAAAATGAAATAATTACCAAAACATTGGCAGTAAAAGACaccaaagctcatcacaccagtgagtttctccaggtcttggtggaaaaggttctgcaagactatgaacttaaaaaagagcaagttctttctgtcgtaactgacaatgcttcaaatatgataagtgctattaagctaatgaatgagagtaatgatggTGACCAGCAGCTAGAAGAACATTCTGGGTCCACTGACACAGAAATGTTTGAAATAGAGGAACACAGTATTGTAACTGAGGAGCAAACTGAAGTTGCTTCAGATGAACTGCAACATGATAGTTTAGATAATCTTGTTGAAACTGTGTCAATGCGATCTttcattcatcacatgcgctgtgttgtgcatacgctacagctggctataagagacagtctgcaagaaggacatgctgctgcactgattggcaaggtgagaaaattggctactgttgccagaacccctaaagttgactcaattttgaagagacgtgctggaaaaggggcaattattgatcaagccacacgatggggcagtacttacttaatgattcagcgcttggttgaactgaaaacctttcttgtagacatggctaatcctcaactgacgctaaatgaaagtcagtggaatcaggtgactgagctggaaaaattgctagagcacccatttacagtgactaaaaaattacaagcagagGACTTAACTCCAGGTATTTTCTTAAAGGAGTGGAGGAACCTGATGTttcgcctgtcccaaagaggagggttaattgcaagtggcattgctacatcaatgaaacggagagaggagctactattacaaaataacattcttttggcagctgtttatgtagacCCAATGCATCGGATTCTTCTAGATGATCAACAGCTAAGTAAAGGGAAAGAAGCTCTGTTTGAAATAGCAGTAAGGATGAAAGGGTTGCAGAACAGTCAGGAGGAACAAGAAGAATTTGGTCGTCCTGCCACATCTTCAGCCTCATCATCAATTGATGAAGAATTTAATATCGAAAAATATTTGGATCACAAGGACCGTGCAAAGCGTTCCCGCATGGAAGAGTCATCCCCATCAAAGAACACAGCCA TACGCAACATATTcaggaagtttacaacccatggcactgtagctaatctcctagGACATGAACAGCAGAAAAAACTTGATGAAAGGTTACAACGAAGGATAGTCTGGGTGGTAGATAAACCGCCACAATCAAGTTCcacagaaattcaagctgtcctgcaggaacAGG aaatggatggaaacagctctGGAGAGTTCtggagtggcagcaatgagtccggatctaaaatcCATTGA